In one window of Thalassotalea agarivorans DNA:
- a CDS encoding YqiA/YcfP family alpha/beta fold hydrolase has product MNNNVSILYIHGFNSSPLSVKAEQTKQYFNEHFPDIGFVCPQLKNSPQEAISQLQSIVDEYPDTQWLFMGSSLGGYFSTYLATKYNAPAVLINPAVKPFELLQDFIGEQTNPYTHEVYQVLPQHMEQLRSLFIDAIEPSLFKVLVQTGDEVLDYRQAQKKYAKTDLLVEKGGDHSFVNYERQLPRIGQFFEQKLSLRVAQA; this is encoded by the coding sequence TTGAATAACAACGTCTCTATTCTCTATATTCACGGTTTTAATTCATCGCCGTTATCCGTAAAGGCAGAGCAAACTAAACAGTATTTTAATGAACACTTCCCTGATATTGGCTTTGTATGCCCGCAGTTAAAAAATTCGCCGCAAGAGGCCATATCGCAATTACAAAGCATTGTCGATGAGTATCCTGATACGCAGTGGCTGTTTATGGGCTCTTCGCTAGGGGGGTATTTTTCTACTTACTTAGCGACTAAGTACAATGCTCCTGCGGTATTGATTAATCCGGCGGTAAAACCTTTTGAATTGTTGCAGGATTTTATTGGAGAGCAAACGAACCCATACACGCATGAGGTATATCAAGTACTACCTCAGCATATGGAACAATTGCGTTCACTATTTATTGACGCCATTGAACCATCACTGTTTAAAGTACTGGTACAAACCGGTGATGAGGTACTCGACTATCGTCAAGCACAAAAAAAATACGCAAAAACAGATCTGCTAGTAGAAAAAGGTGGCGATCATAGCTTTGTTAATTACGAGCGCCAATTGCCGCGTATCGGCCAGTTCTTTGAACAAAAATTGTCCTTGCGTGTTGCCCAAGCATAA
- a CDS encoding metallophosphoesterase: MTSKLDLSILQISDSHLFAEKDGLHFGASVYNNLVEVLEYSKQFSLDAIVFTGDLTQDHSEASYQRFVDAFQGADIRIPVYVLPGNHDDSHYLQTVLNDNPFVQANSLKTAYWQCAFTDSTSDTPAGYFDVAQLAEFDAERHIALFMHHHPVPVGYFIDRHGLKNSASFWPALTEHNNVKLVACGHVHKGLKFSKEDTGLCCNVYTCPATSIEFDKHPADLVAASIRPGLRIWQFYQDGSYTTQCHYLE; this comes from the coding sequence ATGACGTCTAAATTAGATCTTTCCATTCTTCAAATTTCGGATAGCCACCTTTTTGCAGAGAAAGATGGACTACATTTTGGTGCATCTGTCTACAACAACCTTGTTGAAGTTCTCGAGTATAGTAAACAGTTTTCATTGGATGCGATTGTTTTTACGGGTGACCTGACGCAAGATCACAGTGAAGCATCTTATCAAAGGTTTGTTGATGCATTTCAAGGTGCCGATATACGTATACCCGTTTATGTTTTGCCTGGGAATCATGATGACAGCCACTATTTACAAACCGTCCTCAATGACAACCCCTTTGTGCAAGCAAATTCGCTTAAAACAGCCTATTGGCAATGTGCTTTTACAGACTCTACATCTGATACGCCTGCAGGGTATTTTGATGTAGCCCAGTTAGCTGAATTTGATGCGGAGCGACATATAGCCTTGTTCATGCATCATCATCCTGTTCCCGTAGGTTATTTCATAGATCGCCATGGCCTAAAGAATAGCGCATCATTTTGGCCTGCTTTAACAGAGCATAATAATGTAAAACTGGTAGCCTGTGGCCATGTGCACAAAGGATTGAAATTTAGCAAAGAAGACACAGGTCTTTGTTGCAACGTATACACTTGCCCAGCTACGTCGATTGAATTCGATAAGCACCCAGCGGACTTAGTTGCCGCGTCTATAAGGCCGGGCTTACGCATTTGGCAATTCTATCAAGATGGCAGCTATACAACGCAATGCCATTATTTGGAGTAA
- a CDS encoding DUF1249 domain-containing protein: MTKFGTKPYHPSLAQLMRLCAQNYALLSRLIVKNEKKGHSLVFNVATNLTLTLDIKEVTKYTTLVHLEQVANAQNVAIPTMITPTMEVRLYHDARVAEVISSQGVRQIKPKYPYPNKEMKLPDEKMQINQFLKEWLNMCIEQGRISESVV, encoded by the coding sequence ATGACTAAATTTGGCACAAAACCTTATCATCCAAGCCTTGCGCAATTAATGCGGTTGTGTGCACAAAACTATGCCTTGTTGTCTCGGTTGATAGTGAAAAATGAGAAAAAGGGGCATTCGCTAGTCTTCAATGTTGCTACAAATTTAACTCTGACTCTGGACATAAAAGAAGTGACCAAGTACACCACGTTGGTTCATTTAGAACAGGTAGCTAATGCACAAAATGTCGCCATTCCCACTATGATTACACCGACGATGGAGGTGCGCCTTTATCATGACGCGCGCGTTGCAGAGGTGATTTCAAGTCAAGGGGTGAGGCAAATAAAACCAAAATACCCTTATCCAAATAAAGAAATGAAATTGCCGGATGAAAAAATGCAAATTAACCAATTTTTAAAAGAATGGTTAAACATGTGTATTGAACAAGGCAGGATATCTGAGTCGGTTGTTTAA
- a CDS encoding NUDIX domain-containing protein, with protein MKEKTMLKPTFTKLDATVHAKKTYYKGFFKIECYQISHALFNGGSTEVFSREVFERGDAVVVLPYDPIEDMVVLQEQFRAGALKDANSPWMLECVAGMYDTGESPADVAIREAKEEANLDIKPTDLREVFTYYTSPGGTSERITMFVARVDSKNVCGVFGVEYEHEDIKVHKVSREHALSMVEKGEIVNASTIIALQWLALHYNTITHD; from the coding sequence ATGAAAGAGAAAACCATGCTAAAGCCCACTTTTACCAAACTAGATGCAACGGTTCATGCCAAAAAAACATACTACAAAGGTTTTTTTAAAATAGAGTGTTACCAGATAAGTCATGCGCTGTTCAACGGCGGGTCAACAGAGGTATTTTCGAGAGAAGTATTTGAACGAGGTGACGCCGTTGTTGTGCTTCCGTATGATCCCATTGAAGATATGGTCGTGTTGCAAGAACAGTTTAGAGCAGGCGCATTAAAAGATGCTAATTCCCCCTGGATGTTGGAATGTGTTGCAGGTATGTACGACACTGGAGAGTCACCTGCTGATGTGGCCATACGCGAGGCAAAGGAAGAAGCAAATCTTGACATTAAGCCAACAGATTTGCGTGAAGTTTTTACTTATTACACCAGTCCAGGTGGCACCAGCGAACGTATAACCATGTTTGTAGCGCGCGTTGATAGTAAAAATGTTTGCGGCGTCTTTGGTGTGGAGTATGAACATGAAGATATTAAAGTGCATAAAGTATCAAGGGAGCATGCTTTATCCATGGTTGAGAAAGGCGAAATTGTTAATGCTTCGACTATAATTGCGCTACAATGGTTGGCTTTACACTACAACACAATTACTCATGACTAA
- the tolC gene encoding outer membrane channel protein TolC produces the protein MKRTISSLLIGLAWIAPSSAEDLKTVYEQAKANDPVVLKAQALYLASEESVDVARSVLLPQINANASAGFSSTESDRLGTVIESEGTTVGWGASLNMQLYHHDSWLNMDIADMQAHQADIAFQAAKQDLILRVTQAYFDVLQSEDDLEFAIAETAAIERQLEQTKQRYSVGLTAITSVHEAQAQYDSSVTEQIRAENELANSKEALRVLTNVYPGPLHKLDIAKFSTTRPTPDSADGWQQYAEDKNLDLIFQKIGVDIAKQNIDATRAGHYPTLDLAATYDSDSTEPDVGNDFYNDQLFVGVQFNLPIYSGGRTSSQTDVAQNQYVASSQDLAQTHRQVVQVARNSYNLVIAAISAIRAFEQSVVSAESALKATQAGFDVGTRTIVDVLDSTRNVYNAKRNLSSTRYGYISAILTLKRAGGMITEQDLLDINKGLIPAELAPPTTN, from the coding sequence ATGAAAAGAACCATTTCATCTTTACTAATTGGTTTGGCTTGGATTGCCCCATCTTCAGCAGAAGATCTAAAAACAGTTTATGAACAAGCAAAAGCAAATGACCCGGTTGTGCTTAAAGCGCAAGCGTTGTATTTGGCTTCAGAAGAAAGTGTTGATGTAGCGCGTTCAGTGTTATTGCCGCAAATCAACGCAAATGCTAGCGCAGGCTTTAGCAGCACAGAATCTGATCGTCTCGGGACTGTCATTGAATCTGAAGGTACCACGGTAGGCTGGGGTGCCAGCCTAAACATGCAACTTTATCATCACGATTCTTGGTTAAACATGGACATTGCAGACATGCAAGCCCATCAGGCGGACATTGCCTTTCAAGCAGCGAAGCAAGACTTGATATTACGCGTAACACAAGCCTACTTCGATGTGCTTCAATCTGAAGATGATTTAGAATTTGCAATCGCCGAAACAGCTGCCATCGAACGCCAGCTTGAACAAACTAAGCAAAGATACTCTGTTGGCTTAACGGCCATTACGTCGGTACATGAAGCACAAGCACAATACGATTCTTCAGTTACTGAACAGATTCGAGCTGAAAACGAACTTGCGAATTCAAAAGAAGCACTCCGCGTGCTTACCAATGTTTACCCTGGTCCACTACATAAGTTAGATATCGCGAAGTTTAGTACGACACGGCCAACACCTGATAGTGCTGATGGCTGGCAGCAATATGCGGAAGATAAAAATTTAGACCTGATTTTTCAAAAAATTGGTGTCGATATTGCCAAACAAAACATCGACGCGACTCGCGCAGGTCATTACCCAACGTTAGACTTGGCCGCCACTTATGATTCAGATTCAACAGAACCTGATGTAGGTAATGATTTTTACAACGACCAGTTGTTTGTTGGTGTGCAGTTCAACCTACCTATTTATTCAGGTGGTAGAACATCAAGTCAAACTGACGTCGCACAGAATCAATATGTTGCATCTAGCCAAGATTTAGCACAAACACATCGACAAGTTGTGCAAGTGGCACGCAATTCATATAACTTAGTGATTGCGGCTATCTCGGCGATTAGAGCATTCGAACAGTCGGTAGTTTCAGCAGAAAGTGCGCTTAAAGCGACACAAGCCGGTTTTGATGTAGGTACTCGTACAATCGTTGATGTTTTGGATAGTACACGTAATGTCTACAATGCCAAAAGAAATCTATCGTCAACACGTTACGGCTATATCAGCGCTATTTTAACGTTGAAACGTGCAGGGGGCATGATTACAGAGCAAGACCTGCTTGATATCAACAAAGGCTTAATTCCAGCAGAATTAGCGCCGCCAACAACGAATTAG
- the hldE gene encoding bifunctional D-glycero-beta-D-manno-heptose-7-phosphate kinase/D-glycero-beta-D-manno-heptose 1-phosphate adenylyltransferase HldE, protein MKVELPEFSQVNVLVVGDVMLDRYWHGSSNRISPEAPVPIVNVAQSEDRLGGAANVASNIQALGGQATLIGLVGQDEAADSVQSLLNEQGITHHLIRSPDVPTITKHRVVSHHQQMLRVDFEEPMHELSKESLVTVAQALLATHDLIVLSDYNKGTLSHCRELIELATAQGVPVLVDPKGPSFDKYRGANLLTPNMSEFERIMGKCDSEQVVTEKAQRLLNNFSLSALLLTRSEHGMTLFEPNKPPFHIPTQAQDVFDVTGAGDTVIATMAIAIAASTNLQQAATLSNLSAGIAVGKLGTSNVTKDELRSRNDLWHATKSGVVSKEQLKVLVQTAQEKGERIVMTNGCFDILHAGHVSYLNKAAEMGHRLIVAVNSDDSVRTLKGESRPVNPLAQRMEVLAGLTAVDWVVSFSDDTPQQLIADILPDLLVKGGDYHVDEIAGAKEVFANGGDVQVLNFEAGISTSNIIQVIKDNAETS, encoded by the coding sequence ATGAAAGTAGAACTTCCTGAATTTTCTCAGGTAAACGTACTGGTAGTTGGCGACGTTATGCTTGATCGCTATTGGCATGGAAGCTCCAACAGAATCTCTCCAGAAGCACCAGTACCCATTGTAAATGTAGCACAAAGTGAAGACAGGCTTGGCGGTGCAGCTAATGTCGCTTCTAATATTCAAGCCCTTGGTGGGCAAGCAACCTTGATAGGACTAGTTGGTCAAGATGAAGCCGCGGATAGTGTGCAATCGCTGTTAAACGAACAAGGGATCACGCATCATCTTATTCGCTCTCCAGATGTTCCAACTATTACCAAACATAGAGTTGTTAGCCACCACCAACAGATGTTACGTGTTGATTTTGAAGAACCTATGCATGAGCTTTCAAAAGAATCACTGGTAACGGTTGCTCAAGCACTGCTAGCAACACATGATTTAATTGTTTTGTCAGATTATAACAAAGGAACTTTATCGCATTGTCGCGAATTGATCGAATTAGCAACTGCACAAGGAGTTCCGGTGTTAGTTGACCCAAAAGGTCCCTCTTTTGATAAATACAGAGGCGCTAATTTACTCACGCCTAATATGTCGGAATTTGAACGCATTATGGGTAAATGCGATTCAGAGCAGGTTGTAACTGAAAAGGCGCAACGGTTGCTTAATAACTTTTCGCTCAGTGCGCTTCTATTAACGCGTAGTGAACATGGTATGACGTTATTTGAACCTAACAAACCACCTTTTCATATTCCTACTCAAGCACAAGATGTTTTTGATGTCACAGGTGCCGGCGATACTGTTATCGCAACTATGGCGATAGCTATCGCTGCGTCAACTAATCTGCAGCAAGCCGCAACGCTGTCTAATTTGTCTGCGGGAATAGCAGTAGGTAAGCTCGGGACATCAAACGTAACTAAAGATGAATTGCGTTCGAGAAATGATTTATGGCATGCCACTAAATCAGGAGTTGTTTCAAAAGAGCAATTGAAAGTGCTTGTGCAAACAGCGCAAGAAAAGGGTGAGCGCATTGTAATGACCAACGGTTGTTTCGATATATTACACGCGGGACATGTCTCTTATTTGAACAAAGCGGCAGAGATGGGGCATCGATTAATTGTTGCCGTAAACTCAGACGATTCGGTGCGAACGTTGAAAGGCGAGTCTCGTCCGGTTAATCCTTTAGCTCAGCGCATGGAAGTGCTTGCCGGGCTTACCGCAGTCGATTGGGTTGTAAGTTTTTCTGATGATACGCCGCAACAACTGATTGCAGATATCTTACCAGACCTTCTTGTTAAAGGCGGTGACTACCATGTTGATGAAATTGCAGGGGCTAAAGAAGTCTTTGCTAACGGTGGTGACGTGCAGGTGCTTAATTTTGAAGCAGGCATATCAACATCAAACATTATCCAAGTGATAAAAGATAACGCCGAAACGTCATAA
- the lpxL gene encoding LpxL/LpxP family Kdo(2)-lipid IV(A) lauroyl/palmitoleoyl acyltransferase translates to MSKNKVLQPNFKVSFLLPKYWLTWLGVVVLYSISWLPYKLQLAMGRGLGLIFYRIGSKRQHVARTNLKLCFPEKSEQEIEFLLKENFKNTGIALFETGMGWWWPDWRVRKHATIEGVEHLEKAHAEGKGVLMIAMHYLSVEINCRSIGFGHPMVVFYRPHNNQLMEYFQFRGRGRSNKYMLGKRDVKGLIKALRDGEVCVYLPDQDYGRNKSMFVPFFAVPDAATTMGTLIFARQPDIETVMVTPTRNDDDSGYTLTISPPFKDFPTGDDEQDLIRINQELEKAISYKPEQYMWLHRRFKTRPDADAPSVYK, encoded by the coding sequence GTGAGTAAAAATAAAGTCTTACAACCTAATTTTAAAGTGTCTTTTCTTTTGCCAAAGTATTGGTTAACTTGGCTCGGTGTAGTTGTTCTTTATTCCATTTCTTGGCTCCCCTATAAACTCCAACTAGCAATGGGACGCGGTCTTGGTTTGATATTTTACCGCATTGGCTCAAAACGCCAGCATGTCGCGCGCACCAATTTAAAGCTATGCTTTCCAGAAAAATCTGAACAAGAAATCGAATTTTTACTCAAAGAAAACTTCAAAAACACCGGTATCGCTTTATTTGAAACGGGCATGGGTTGGTGGTGGCCAGATTGGCGGGTTCGCAAACATGCCACAATTGAAGGTGTCGAGCATTTAGAAAAAGCTCATGCTGAAGGTAAAGGCGTTTTAATGATTGCAATGCATTATCTTAGCGTTGAAATTAATTGCCGCTCTATTGGCTTTGGACACCCTATGGTGGTGTTTTATCGCCCGCACAACAACCAATTAATGGAGTATTTCCAGTTCAGAGGCCGTGGTCGCTCGAATAAATACATGCTAGGAAAACGCGATGTTAAAGGACTTATAAAGGCGCTACGCGATGGCGAAGTCTGTGTTTATTTGCCTGATCAGGACTACGGTAGAAATAAAAGCATGTTTGTACCGTTTTTTGCGGTACCAGATGCGGCAACTACCATGGGAACACTTATCTTTGCTAGGCAGCCTGATATAGAAACAGTAATGGTAACGCCAACAAGAAACGACGACGATTCTGGTTATACGCTGACTATATCGCCCCCGTTTAAGGACTTCCCGACAGGTGACGATGAGCAAGATTTAATTAGAATAAACCAAGAGTTAGAAAAGGCGATAAGCTACAAGCCTGAACAATACATGTGGCTTCATAGACGTTTCAAAACACGTCCTGATGCTGACGCGCCCTCTGTCTATAAATAG
- the glnE gene encoding bifunctional [glutamate--ammonia ligase]-adenylyl-L-tyrosine phosphorylase/[glutamate--ammonia-ligase] adenylyltransferase, whose translation MSAQVQLDAQQSNAWQQFIDKYDEGVTEQLSAQDLADFKRAITLSDYILQTALSQPDAVFSIIQKQSFQSTIESYLSELKDLLSNCDSESSLHQQLRIFRHQKLTEIAIGDLVFDAPIHVSLANLSSLADALIVAARDWLMTFCCEKWGTPIDKHGNVQQLSVLGMGKLGGRELNFSSDIDLIFCYPEVGETQGSGKTLDTQTFFTRLAQKLIAALHQQTIDGFVYRVDMRLRPFGESGPLVLTYSAMEDYYQEQGRDWERYAMLKARVVTPEHNQALTSLFKPFVYRRYIDFSVIDSLRKMKLMIAQEVRRKQLKNNIKLGLGGIREIEFIVQVFQLIRGGRVPQLQQRHLLNALDMLKQKEVVSAQTAGVLTDAYLFLRRVENAIQAFADKQTQTLPDDALNQARLLNVLSIDTWSDFLSLLSRHTTAVHQEFHLLIGEETPNIEAKEEKWQLLWNNNWDDETAIEYIEEFVTKTDSDKYWATVKDFQLEVSKRAIGQRGRQVLDKLVPILFWHLIEVKASVATLNLLFNIVRKVLTRTAYLELLFENEGALKQLIKLCSASDWVAEQIAQYPILLDELLDPKLLHNPPQLAQYALDIREVMLRIPEEDLEAQMEQLRHFKKAQSLRIAAADISGVLPIMQVSDHLTALASAILDEVIQIAWQQVSERFGIPASLEGTDEKGFGVIGYGKVGGIELGYSSDLDLVFVHDRDVNEFTNGTNTVSAGQFYLKLAQRVMHIFNTRMATGILYELDLRLRPSGNSGLLVVHVDTYEHYQMHEAWTWEHQALVRARCIFGHQSILKRFDDIRGNILSLERDLDSLSADVATMRAKMRDHLDKSSEDHIDIKQGLGGLVDIEFLAQYLVLAYSKKNPVIYEYSDNVRMFEALASTGVIAQSEALLLIESYCQLRDAGHHATLRGGQRMLEKASFERLATQVLSICHQYLPALVTPKH comes from the coding sequence ATGTCTGCGCAGGTACAACTTGATGCACAACAAAGTAACGCATGGCAACAATTTATTGATAAGTATGATGAAGGGGTTACCGAGCAACTGTCAGCGCAAGATTTGGCTGACTTTAAGCGCGCAATCACACTCAGTGACTACATACTGCAAACAGCGTTATCGCAACCTGACGCCGTATTTTCCATCATTCAAAAACAATCCTTTCAATCAACGATTGAAAGCTATTTATCTGAGCTAAAAGACCTGCTTTCAAATTGTGATTCTGAAAGCAGTTTACATCAACAACTGCGTATTTTTCGCCATCAAAAGCTAACCGAAATCGCTATTGGTGACCTAGTGTTTGATGCACCTATTCATGTCTCTCTGGCAAATTTGTCTAGTTTAGCTGACGCGCTTATCGTTGCTGCTAGAGATTGGCTGATGACATTTTGTTGTGAAAAATGGGGAACACCTATAGATAAACATGGAAATGTTCAGCAGCTCTCTGTGCTTGGTATGGGCAAATTAGGTGGTCGAGAACTCAACTTTTCTTCTGATATCGATTTGATATTTTGTTATCCCGAAGTGGGCGAAACACAAGGTAGTGGCAAGACGCTAGACACTCAAACCTTTTTTACGCGTCTAGCACAAAAACTCATTGCGGCGCTTCACCAGCAGACAATCGATGGCTTTGTATATCGTGTGGATATGAGGTTGAGACCTTTTGGTGAAAGCGGTCCGTTAGTACTTACTTACAGCGCAATGGAAGACTACTATCAAGAGCAGGGTAGGGACTGGGAAAGGTATGCCATGCTCAAAGCACGTGTTGTCACACCAGAACATAATCAGGCACTAACATCATTATTTAAACCCTTTGTATATCGGCGATATATCGACTTTAGTGTTATCGATAGCTTGCGCAAAATGAAACTAATGATTGCACAGGAAGTGAGACGAAAGCAGCTTAAAAACAATATTAAACTAGGCCTTGGCGGTATCAGAGAAATTGAGTTTATTGTACAAGTATTTCAATTGATTAGAGGCGGTCGTGTGCCACAGCTGCAGCAACGGCATTTGCTCAACGCACTAGACATGTTGAAACAAAAAGAGGTGGTTTCAGCACAAACTGCTGGTGTATTGACTGACGCCTATTTGTTTTTGAGGCGGGTTGAAAATGCGATTCAAGCATTTGCGGATAAACAAACGCAAACTTTGCCTGATGACGCGCTCAATCAAGCTCGTCTACTTAACGTATTGTCTATCGACACTTGGTCTGATTTTTTGAGTTTGCTCTCACGGCATACCACGGCGGTGCATCAAGAATTTCATCTACTTATAGGTGAAGAAACACCCAATATTGAGGCGAAAGAGGAGAAGTGGCAGCTCCTTTGGAATAACAATTGGGATGATGAAACCGCGATTGAGTATATCGAAGAGTTCGTCACCAAAACTGATAGCGATAAATATTGGGCAACCGTCAAAGACTTCCAGTTGGAAGTGAGCAAGCGCGCCATAGGTCAGCGCGGCAGGCAGGTGCTTGATAAGCTTGTTCCTATTTTGTTTTGGCATTTGATCGAAGTAAAGGCCAGTGTTGCTACGCTCAATTTGTTGTTTAACATTGTTCGGAAAGTACTAACTCGTACGGCTTATCTGGAGCTTCTTTTTGAGAATGAAGGGGCGCTAAAGCAGCTCATCAAGCTATGTTCAGCTAGCGATTGGGTTGCAGAGCAAATCGCACAGTACCCAATTTTACTTGATGAACTACTTGATCCAAAACTGCTGCATAACCCCCCACAGTTAGCGCAATATGCCTTGGATATTCGAGAAGTTATGCTGCGAATTCCAGAGGAAGATTTAGAAGCGCAAATGGAACAGTTACGTCATTTCAAAAAAGCACAGTCATTGCGTATTGCGGCTGCAGATATTTCTGGCGTATTACCTATTATGCAAGTGAGTGATCACCTAACCGCGCTTGCTAGTGCAATATTAGACGAGGTGATACAAATAGCTTGGCAACAGGTAAGTGAACGGTTTGGCATTCCTGCGTCTTTGGAAGGTACTGATGAGAAAGGGTTTGGTGTTATTGGTTATGGCAAAGTGGGTGGCATTGAGCTTGGTTATAGTAGCGATTTAGATTTAGTCTTTGTTCATGATCGAGATGTGAATGAATTCACTAACGGCACGAATACCGTGTCTGCCGGCCAATTTTATTTGAAATTGGCACAACGTGTGATGCATATTTTCAACACACGTATGGCAACAGGTATTTTATATGAACTTGATTTAAGGTTAAGACCTTCTGGTAATTCAGGTCTACTCGTTGTTCATGTAGACACCTATGAACATTACCAGATGCATGAGGCTTGGACATGGGAACATCAAGCCTTAGTGCGTGCTCGGTGTATTTTTGGGCATCAAAGTATTTTGAAACGATTCGATGACATTAGGGGCAATATACTCTCACTTGAACGGGACTTGGACTCTCTTTCGGCGGACGTAGCCACTATGCGCGCAAAAATGCGAGACCATTTGGACAAATCATCCGAGGACCACATAGATATTAAACAAGGGCTTGGTGGACTTGTAGATATAGAATTTTTAGCGCAATACCTGGTATTGGCATATAGCAAAAAGAATCCCGTCATTTACGAATACAGTGATAATGTAAGAATGTTTGAAGCGCTTGCAAGCACAGGAGTTATTGCACAATCAGAAGCACTGTTATTGATAGAAAGCTACTGTCAATTAAGGGATGCTGGTCATCATGCGACGCTAAGAGGTGGTCAGCGGATGCTAGAAAAGGCTTCATTTGAACGTTTAGCGACACAAGTACTCTCAATATGCCATCAGTATTTACCAGCACTTGTAACACCAAAACATTAA
- a CDS encoding DUF350 domain-containing protein, translated as MNPFITITNFTSHQVLLLFADFVLALMLLFATRIFLKSRVKSKPEDMLASQDNFAYGISFAGSLVAMAIILSGAISSGMRSDFIEDFSRMLSYGIYGLILIRVGTYLFDRIALNQLDKWQELYNKNISVSIVDAASAIAIAIVIRELLIWVHGLSVYTVIAVTVGFVIAFCVLIIVTRMKEKEYAKNNQADSMQKAFKLGQEALALRFSGQLISTSLAVSAAGQFFIFDPATLVSALLGWSAIALIMILLVSTISRIAKHFILWKVNLVTEVDHQHNIGVASIEMATSISIALILTSLIG; from the coding sequence ATGAATCCGTTTATAACTATTACTAACTTTACTAGTCATCAAGTACTGTTGCTTTTCGCCGACTTCGTATTGGCCCTTATGCTGCTTTTTGCTACTCGTATTTTTCTCAAATCTCGCGTCAAATCAAAGCCTGAGGATATGCTAGCGTCTCAAGACAACTTCGCTTACGGCATTAGCTTTGCTGGAAGTTTAGTGGCGATGGCAATCATCTTAAGTGGTGCCATTTCAAGTGGCATGCGATCAGATTTTATTGAAGATTTCTCTCGTATGCTCAGCTATGGCATTTATGGTCTGATTTTAATTCGCGTGGGAACCTATTTATTCGACCGCATTGCCCTAAATCAGCTCGACAAATGGCAAGAGCTTTATAATAAAAACATCAGCGTGAGTATTGTCGACGCGGCAAGCGCCATTGCTATTGCCATTGTTATTCGCGAATTATTGATTTGGGTCCATGGATTAAGTGTTTACACTGTCATTGCCGTAACGGTCGGCTTCGTTATTGCGTTTTGTGTCCTGATTATCGTGACCAGAATGAAAGAAAAAGAGTACGCAAAAAACAATCAAGCAGATTCAATGCAAAAGGCCTTTAAACTTGGGCAGGAAGCACTTGCGCTTCGATTTTCTGGACAATTGATTAGTACTTCGTTAGCTGTCTCTGCAGCAGGTCAATTTTTTATTTTTGACCCGGCTACCCTAGTCTCTGCGCTGCTTGGCTGGAGCGCTATTGCTTTGATCATGATACTACTGGTATCAACAATATCACGTATTGCAAAGCACTTTATTCTTTGGAAGGTCAACCTAGTGACTGAGGTAGATCATCAACACAATATCGGTGTCGCTAGTATCGAAATGGCCACCAGTATCTCAATCGCGTTAATTCTGACCTCTTTAATCGGCTAG